A part of Atribacterota bacterium genomic DNA contains:
- a CDS encoding tetratricopeptide repeat protein, producing MVYYNKALACERMGETEQALSAYQYFLEQVPATNVFAKDANKRVEILRRILEQRRETTIHFTRGNGYRTHGFYEKAIVIKMDSNLVMAYYNKALALEHIGQKEKAIEAYLSFIQRAQEGYALYVEIAKRRFYIIYIMRTKAV from the coding sequence ATAGTCTATTATAACAAAGCTCTGGCCTGCGAACGGATGGGTGAAACCGAACAAGCTCTTTCGGCTTACCAGTATTTTTTAGAGCAAGTTCCCGCAACCAATGTTTTTGCAAAGGATGCAAATAAAAGGGTAGAAATCCTAAGACGAATCCTCGAACAAAGAAGAGAAACCACAATACATTTTACCCGCGGTAATGGGTACCGTACCCACGGCTTCTATGAAAAGGCAATAGTGATCAAGATGGATTCAAATTTGGTTATGGCTTATTACAACAAAGCGCTGGCTCTGGAACATATTGGTCAAAAGGAAAAAGCAATCGAAGCTTACCTTTCCTTCATTCAGCGTGCTCAAGAAGGGTATGCTCTTTATGTGGAAATTGCTAAAAGAAGATTTTACATAATATACATTATGAGAACCAAAGCAGTGTGA
- the hflX gene encoding GTPase HflX, producing the protein MSGARAKGVLLVVQETKDIVSSEFSRRELEEIVRSADLEPLYIFEYKVKNPFYRYYLGKGKAQEIKDFILQNPSVSFAVFSVEITPSQQRNLEDLWQVPVYTKNGIIHEIFAQRARTAQGRVKVELARLRYELSRLSGRGREFSRLGGGIGTRGPGEQKIEIERRKIKDRLALLRRELKKIQQRTETQRIARVERGIPQVAIVGYTNAGKSTLFNVLTKSRTYVADKMFATLDPAAKKGYLPEVGEVIFIDTVGFIHNMPSTIKDAFRATLEEIREADLVLEVVDISDPDYDLHLRTIHETLREINFHECPQIVVFNKIDLLGEIPFIASETKNTYPCLFISAKNKIGIEELFREIAIHLQPLMSCLSIEVAYEKLPLLEKEIYRQGYIKDIRPKSSKNVVLECLVRKEALPRIRSIL; encoded by the coding sequence ATGAGTGGTGCCCGAGCAAAGGGAGTGCTTTTAGTGGTTCAAGAAACCAAGGACATTGTTTCTTCTGAATTTTCCAGGCGAGAATTGGAAGAAATTGTGCGCAGTGCAGATCTAGAACCATTATATATTTTTGAATATAAAGTAAAAAATCCTTTTTATCGTTATTACCTGGGAAAGGGGAAAGCCCAAGAGATCAAAGATTTTATCCTTCAAAATCCCTCAGTGAGCTTTGCGGTTTTTAGCGTTGAAATTACACCCTCTCAGCAACGGAATCTTGAAGACCTCTGGCAGGTGCCTGTTTACACGAAAAATGGAATCATTCATGAAATATTTGCCCAACGTGCCCGCACTGCTCAGGGACGGGTTAAAGTCGAATTAGCTCGACTCCGGTATGAACTGAGCCGACTAAGCGGCAGGGGGAGAGAGTTCTCCCGTCTGGGCGGTGGTATTGGAACTCGTGGTCCTGGAGAACAAAAAATCGAGATTGAACGGAGAAAAATTAAAGATCGCCTTGCTTTGCTCCGCAGAGAATTGAAAAAAATCCAGCAGCGGACGGAAACACAGAGAATCGCCCGAGTTGAAAGGGGTATTCCCCAAGTGGCTATCGTGGGATACACCAATGCAGGGAAATCAACACTTTTTAACGTCCTCACCAAATCTAGAACTTACGTTGCTGATAAGATGTTTGCCACGCTTGATCCAGCTGCCAAAAAGGGGTATCTACCCGAGGTTGGTGAAGTCATTTTTATCGATACTGTGGGTTTCATTCATAATATGCCTTCTACCATTAAAGATGCTTTTCGGGCCACCCTTGAGGAAATTCGAGAAGCTGATTTGGTACTTGAAGTCGTGGATATTTCCGATCCCGATTACGATCTTCATCTTCGAACGATTCATGAAACCCTCCGGGAAATCAATTTTCATGAATGCCCGCAAATCGTTGTGTTTAATAAAATAGACCTCCTTGGAGAAATTCCCTTTATAGCAAGCGAGACAAAAAATACCTATCCGTGTCTCTTTATCTCAGCTAAAAACAAAATCGGTATTGAAGAACTTTTCAGAGAAATCGCGATACATTTGCAGCCTCTCATGAGCTGTCTTTCTATAGAGGTAGCATACGAAAAACTTCCTCTTTTAGAAAAGGAAATTTATCGTCAAGGGTACATCAAAGACATTCGTCCCAAGAGTTCCAAGAATGTAGTTTTGGAATGTTTGGTCCGCAAAGAAGCCCTTCCTCGAATTCGTTCCATCTTGTAG
- a CDS encoding glycosyltransferase family 2 protein, which yields MERQESIRTSTRDNFFKVTAIIAAYNEEKTIGPIIDVLKEVPLVEQIVVVSDGSTDRTVEIARSKGVEVLELLHNVGKGGALYRGLEYIRTEVVLLLDADLVGLQKEHVETLIRPVLADEADVTIGVFEEGRFATDFAQKIAPFLSGQRAIKASILQNIPDMEVSRYGVEVAINRYVRRNGVRVKLAKLAGLTHVMKEEKLGLVKGFKERVKMYWEIIKNTYRGADQ from the coding sequence ATGGAGAGACAAGAGAGTATTAGAACGAGTACAAGAGATAATTTTTTCAAAGTCACCGCAATCATTGCGGCATACAACGAAGAAAAAACCATTGGTCCCATTATTGATGTTTTGAAAGAAGTGCCTTTGGTTGAACAAATTGTGGTCGTTAGCGACGGCTCCACGGATCGAACTGTAGAAATCGCTCGTAGCAAAGGCGTGGAAGTGTTGGAATTACTCCACAACGTTGGAAAAGGAGGAGCACTTTACCGAGGTCTCGAATATATTCGCACCGAAGTTGTTCTGCTTCTTGATGCCGATCTTGTAGGTCTCCAGAAGGAGCATGTTGAAACTTTGATCCGACCAGTTTTGGCCGACGAAGCTGATGTCACCATTGGTGTCTTTGAAGAAGGGCGATTTGCTACCGATTTTGCACAAAAAATAGCCCCCTTCCTTTCTGGTCAAAGGGCAATCAAGGCGAGCATCCTGCAGAATATACCGGATATGGAAGTAAGTCGGTATGGTGTAGAGGTGGCCATCAACCGTTATGTACGAAGGAATGGAGTGCGGGTGAAACTCGCTAAGCTGGCTGGCTTGACTCATGTCATGAAAGAAGAAAAGTTGGGACTTGTGAAGGGTTTTAAAGAAAGAGTAAAGATGTACTGGGAAATCATTAAAAATACCTATCGGGGGGCTGATCAGTGA
- the proS gene encoding proline--tRNA ligase, translating into MQMSRLFVPTLKENPQEAEIVSHSLMLRAGLIRQVSAGVYTFLPLGLRVLDKIADIVREEMNRAGGQELLLPALHPADLWKETGRWQVYGPELIRFKDRRERDFCLGPTHEEVITDLARKEIRSYRQLPLLLYQIQTKFRDEIRPRFGIMRAREFLMKDLYSFDRDMEGLKESYEKMYQAYCRVFERCGLKYKAVPAESGVIGGDVSHEFLILAESGEEKLMVCGSCSYGTTKEEKTCPRCQTDLEEEKGIEVGHIFQLGTKYSEPMKAYFLDKDGKEKPLVMGCYGIGIGRTMAAAIEANHDEKGIRWPVSIAPYEVVVIPVNSNKESHRERAEKIYYTLLERGFEVVIDDRQYSAGYKFNEADLIGFPFQIIVGEKMEKDGVLEIKIRKNGERIEVSQEGVVQFLRERKKKNGETREY; encoded by the coding sequence GTGCAAATGTCTCGTCTCTTTGTCCCGACTTTGAAAGAAAACCCACAGGAAGCAGAAATAGTGAGCCATAGCTTAATGCTTCGTGCAGGGTTAATCAGACAGGTTTCTGCAGGTGTGTATACATTTTTGCCGCTGGGCTTGCGTGTCTTAGACAAAATTGCCGACATCGTTCGGGAAGAGATGAATAGAGCAGGCGGACAGGAGTTGCTCTTGCCTGCGTTGCACCCTGCTGATCTCTGGAAAGAGACCGGGAGGTGGCAGGTCTATGGACCAGAGCTAATCCGATTTAAGGATCGGAGAGAGAGAGACTTTTGTCTTGGTCCCACACATGAAGAAGTCATCACCGATCTGGCGCGGAAAGAAATCCGCTCTTATCGGCAATTGCCTCTCCTCCTTTACCAGATACAGACCAAATTTCGAGACGAAATACGGCCTCGTTTTGGGATTATGAGAGCAAGAGAGTTCCTCATGAAGGATCTTTATAGCTTTGATCGGGACATGGAAGGTTTGAAAGAAAGTTACGAGAAGATGTACCAGGCTTACTGTCGGGTCTTCGAACGCTGTGGCCTAAAGTATAAAGCTGTGCCGGCTGAAAGTGGAGTCATCGGGGGTGACGTCTCTCACGAGTTTCTTATCCTTGCCGAGTCAGGAGAAGAAAAATTGATGGTTTGTGGATCCTGTTCATATGGAACGACCAAAGAAGAAAAAACCTGTCCCCGGTGTCAGACTGATCTGGAAGAAGAGAAAGGAATAGAAGTCGGTCATATTTTTCAACTGGGAACCAAATACAGTGAACCAATGAAAGCTTACTTCCTTGACAAAGATGGAAAAGAAAAGCCCCTGGTTATGGGGTGTTATGGTATTGGTATCGGTCGAACCATGGCTGCTGCCATTGAGGCGAACCACGATGAGAAAGGTATTCGGTGGCCTGTTTCTATAGCCCCTTACGAAGTTGTTGTCATTCCGGTAAATTCCAACAAGGAATCGCATCGCGAAAGGGCTGAAAAAATTTACTATACCCTTCTTGAACGTGGTTTCGAAGTGGTTATCGATGACCGACAATATAGCGCGGGATACAAATTTAACGAGGCTGATCTCATTGGTTTCCCTTTTCAGATTATTGTGGGTGAAAAAATGGAAAAAGATGGAGTGTTGGAAATTAAGATCCGCAAAAATGGTGAGAGAATAGAAGTGAGTCAGGAGGGGGTTGTCCAGTTTTTAAGAGAGCGCAAGAAAAAAAATGGAGAGACAAGAGAGTATTAG
- the ispG gene encoding flavodoxin-dependent (E)-4-hydroxy-3-methylbut-2-enyl-diphosphate synthase yields the protein MNREETREVPLGRITVGGKNPIWVEAMGRRHPAQVEECLREIAAAQEAGCEIFRIAIPDRESLRGLEEIKNCVRIPLIADIHFDFRLGAEAAILGVEAVRVNPGTIGNKANFEAFLEIAKLKNTTLRLGANTGSILPRFRGRDRVKALFESIAESVRVIEEKGIHNIILSAKSTDVEETISTYEKLASAFSYPLHVGLTEAGSGLEGITKSIVALGILLREGIGNNIRISLTASQPILETKVAWALLESMGLRHRNLQIISCPTCARRRGNVVSLVHGLKKMTQALRLETPLKVAIMGCEVNGPGEAREADWGLALSKNCEAVLFAKGEIVEIVPQEIALAKLLQRIQENIQ from the coding sequence ATGAATCGTGAAGAAACCAGAGAAGTCCCGTTAGGAAGAATTACAGTTGGGGGGAAAAACCCAATCTGGGTGGAAGCGATGGGGCGAAGACATCCTGCTCAAGTGGAGGAATGTCTTCGGGAGATTGCCGCAGCTCAGGAAGCTGGGTGCGAAATTTTTCGAATCGCGATCCCGGATCGCGAATCCCTGAGGGGTTTGGAAGAAATCAAAAACTGTGTCCGTATCCCCTTGATTGCTGATATTCACTTTGACTTTCGTCTCGGTGCTGAAGCAGCCATTCTTGGAGTGGAAGCGGTGCGGGTGAATCCCGGGACGATAGGCAATAAAGCGAACTTCGAAGCGTTTCTCGAAATCGCGAAGTTGAAGAATACCACATTGCGACTTGGTGCTAACACTGGGTCCATTCTACCCCGCTTTAGGGGTAGAGACCGGGTCAAAGCCCTTTTTGAGAGCATTGCGGAATCGGTACGAGTTATCGAGGAAAAGGGGATACATAATATTATTCTCTCAGCCAAATCAACAGATGTGGAAGAAACCATTTCGACTTATGAAAAACTTGCTTCGGCCTTTTCCTATCCTTTGCACGTCGGTCTTACCGAAGCAGGAAGCGGTCTTGAGGGGATCACAAAGTCTATTGTTGCCCTGGGGATTTTGCTCCGGGAGGGTATTGGGAACAATATCCGAATCTCCCTCACTGCTTCTCAGCCAATTTTGGAAACGAAGGTTGCCTGGGCACTCCTTGAATCGATGGGTTTGAGACACCGAAATCTTCAAATCATTTCCTGTCCCACCTGTGCTCGAAGGAGGGGGAATGTGGTATCATTGGTACATGGGTTAAAAAAAATGACTCAAGCTCTCCGGTTGGAAACACCCCTGAAGGTTGCCATCATGGGATGTGAGGTTAACGGACCGGGTGAGGCGAGGGAGGCGGACTGGGGCCTGGCGCTTAGTAAGAACTGCGAGGCGGTGCTCTTTGCAAAAGGGGAAATTGTAGAGATTGTTCCCCAAGAAATAGCGTTAGCCAAACTATTACAGAGAATTCAAGAAAACATCCAGTAG
- the rseP gene encoding RIP metalloprotease RseP, whose protein sequence is MITVLAFIFVISLLILVHEFGHFIMARLFRVKVLSFALGYGPKIWAIQRGDTEFSIRVLPLGGYVRMAGMEGNPIEGYGEAEFSPEERFDRKPLWQRSLIVVAGPAMNFLLAIFLVSLVFGTAGAPTGNLMVSEVMPGGPAEKAGVQKNDVLIAINGKPINDLEEVVKIISTSNGRSITLTIRRNTQELNVRVTPEWNEAEKRALIKVVFGRENQKLNLFQALSRGTRTAITWFVLSVVGLLYTIMGKIPFEATGPLGIAQMAGQAASFGFLNLLLFAAVISVFLSIFNLIPIPVLDGGHLLLFLYEKIRKKPLEPEKVGFVYFIGIVFIFLLAIFVTYQDVMRMVTGK, encoded by the coding sequence ATGATAACTGTTCTGGCTTTCATATTTGTCATCAGTCTTCTCATTCTGGTACATGAGTTTGGTCATTTCATCATGGCTCGACTTTTCCGAGTCAAAGTCCTCAGTTTTGCGTTGGGGTATGGACCAAAAATATGGGCTATCCAGCGAGGTGATACTGAATTTTCGATTCGGGTTCTGCCCCTCGGTGGGTATGTTCGGATGGCAGGAATGGAAGGGAATCCTATCGAGGGATATGGAGAAGCTGAATTTTCTCCTGAAGAACGGTTCGACCGAAAACCACTTTGGCAGCGAAGTCTGATTGTGGTGGCGGGACCAGCGATGAATTTCCTGCTCGCAATTTTTCTGGTTTCGCTCGTCTTTGGTACTGCTGGTGCTCCCACTGGGAATCTCATGGTTTCAGAAGTAATGCCTGGTGGTCCTGCAGAAAAAGCGGGTGTCCAGAAAAATGACGTCCTGATCGCCATCAATGGGAAGCCGATTAACGATTTGGAGGAAGTGGTGAAGATTATTTCCACAAGCAATGGTAGAAGTATTACGCTCACGATCCGAAGAAACACTCAGGAACTCAATGTTCGTGTGACACCGGAGTGGAACGAGGCAGAAAAAAGGGCCCTGATTAAGGTGGTCTTTGGACGAGAGAATCAGAAGCTGAACCTTTTTCAGGCACTCTCTCGAGGAACGCGAACTGCTATTACCTGGTTCGTGTTGAGTGTAGTGGGACTTCTATACACAATAATGGGAAAAATTCCTTTTGAAGCTACTGGGCCGCTGGGTATCGCTCAGATGGCCGGTCAAGCAGCGAGTTTTGGTTTTTTAAATCTGCTTCTTTTCGCAGCGGTAATCAGTGTTTTTCTCTCCATCTTTAACCTTATTCCCATTCCAGTGCTTGATGGAGGGCATCTGTTACTTTTTCTTTACGAAAAAATAAGAAAGAAACCTCTGGAACCTGAAAAAGTAGGGTTTGTCTACTTTATCGGTATTGTGTTTATTTTCCTTCTAGCTATTTTTGTCACTTATCAGGACGTGATGAGGATGGTAACGGGAAAATGA
- a CDS encoding phosphatidate cytidylyltransferase, whose protein sequence is MKSGKSEFIHRVLGIALGVPPFIILLLLSRWTFIGMFIFLSYLSFREYWRMVGKEPFAFALWFSFYPLVLVYCSFVFSPFLQMLGWYIFFLVLIIWSLFPPSQVLERSGTYLWGCVYCFVFPFFWVKVGIEYSRWLLLFFVLLVWINDIFAYLIGVRWGQHKVAPTLSPQKSWEGLGGGVLATVLFSMLLGFLWFGIPPWMGSIAGCSVALLAFVGDLFESALKRKAGVKDSGKFLPGHGGILDRFDSFFVVGPLVYFLSWIIWKG, encoded by the coding sequence TTGAAGTCTGGAAAGAGTGAGTTTATACACAGGGTTCTAGGAATTGCTCTGGGTGTGCCTCCCTTTATCATTCTTTTATTGCTCAGTCGGTGGACGTTCATCGGTATGTTTATATTCCTTTCGTATCTTTCCTTTCGAGAATACTGGAGAATGGTGGGAAAAGAACCGTTCGCTTTTGCACTCTGGTTCTCTTTTTATCCTCTGGTACTGGTTTACTGTTCCTTCGTATTCAGCCCTTTTTTGCAGATGCTGGGCTGGTATATTTTTTTTCTTGTCCTCATCATCTGGAGTCTCTTCCCTCCGTCGCAGGTTCTGGAGCGGAGTGGAACCTACCTGTGGGGTTGTGTCTACTGTTTCGTCTTTCCTTTTTTCTGGGTTAAAGTGGGCATAGAGTATTCAAGGTGGCTCCTTTTGTTCTTTGTCCTTCTGGTCTGGATCAATGATATTTTTGCATATCTTATAGGGGTGAGGTGGGGACAACATAAAGTGGCACCTACCCTCAGTCCCCAAAAAAGTTGGGAAGGTTTGGGAGGGGGAGTCTTAGCTACGGTACTTTTCTCCATGCTTCTGGGATTTCTCTGGTTCGGGATCCCTCCGTGGATGGGTTCTATAGCAGGATGTTCAGTCGCCCTCCTTGCCTTTGTGGGAGATCTTTTTGAATCAGCTCTGAAAAGAAAAGCTGGAGTCAAAGATTCGGGAAAATTTCTCCCTGGCCACGGAGGAATCTTGGACCGCTTTGATTCCTTCTTTGTGGTGGGACCACTGGTTTACTTCCTGAGTTGGATCATCTGGAAAGGATGA
- the uppS gene encoding polyprenyl diphosphate synthase, with translation MGKERKGNHERLDFILKHVAIIMDGNGRWAERRGLPRLEGHRRGVEVTRSIVEESGKVGIRFLTLYSFSTENWKRPISEVQGLMHLFEESIERYGDELNENDVRVRFLGRREGLPREIVRSIIGLEEKTALNQGLTLNLAVNYGGRDEILRAVQHIYKRNPESLLSLDEDTFRSYLDTALCPDPDLLIRTGGEKRISNFLLWQIAYTELWFTDTFWPDFTVIEFRKALEDFASRKRKFGGIR, from the coding sequence ATGGGAAAAGAAAGAAAAGGAAATCATGAGCGTTTAGATTTCATCTTGAAACATGTGGCCATCATCATGGATGGAAATGGTAGATGGGCTGAAAGGCGGGGGCTTCCCCGCCTTGAGGGACATCGAAGAGGAGTGGAAGTGACCAGATCCATTGTTGAGGAAAGCGGAAAAGTGGGCATTAGATTTCTTACTCTTTATTCTTTTTCTACTGAAAACTGGAAACGTCCGATTAGCGAGGTACAGGGGCTTATGCACCTTTTTGAAGAGAGTATCGAGCGGTACGGAGATGAGCTGAACGAAAATGATGTGCGGGTACGTTTTCTGGGAAGGCGAGAAGGGCTTCCAAGAGAGATAGTGAGAAGTATAATAGGGCTAGAAGAAAAAACAGCCTTGAATCAGGGTTTAACCCTAAATTTGGCTGTTAACTATGGTGGAAGAGATGAAATTCTTCGGGCTGTGCAGCACATCTATAAAAGAAATCCCGAATCTCTATTGTCTCTGGATGAGGATACATTCCGTTCTTACCTGGATACAGCGTTGTGCCCCGACCCTGACCTTCTCATCCGTACCGGGGGGGAAAAAAGAATCAGTAACTTCCTCCTCTGGCAGATTGCATATACTGAACTGTGGTTCACAGATACGTTCTGGCCCGACTTTACTGTTATCGAGTTCCGAAAGGCCTTAGAAGACTTTGCTTCCAGAAAACGGAAGTTTGGGGGTATTCGTTGA
- the frr gene encoding ribosome recycling factor has product MKQAVNVVREELSHVRTGRASPALVENIAVDYYGSTVELKQIASITTPDAKTLLIQPWDKSVIGVIEKAIWKSELGFNPVVDSAVIRITMPPLTEERRKEIAKMAKKIVEEGKVAIRNLRREANEEIKKMAKEGEISEDDEKATQAEIQKLTDEHINELDGVWEKKEKEIMSV; this is encoded by the coding sequence ATGAAACAGGCAGTAAATGTGGTTCGAGAAGAACTCTCGCACGTGCGAACTGGTAGAGCATCACCAGCTTTGGTGGAGAACATAGCAGTGGACTATTATGGAAGTACAGTGGAATTAAAGCAAATCGCTTCCATTACTACGCCAGATGCAAAAACACTCCTGATTCAACCTTGGGATAAGAGTGTCATTGGTGTTATTGAAAAAGCCATCTGGAAGTCTGAGCTTGGTTTCAACCCCGTCGTCGATTCCGCGGTAATCCGGATTACCATGCCCCCTCTTACGGAAGAACGGAGAAAAGAAATTGCCAAAATGGCAAAGAAGATCGTGGAGGAGGGCAAAGTGGCCATTCGGAATTTACGAAGAGAAGCAAACGAAGAAATCAAAAAGATGGCCAAAGAGGGAGAAATTTCTGAGGACGATGAAAAAGCCACTCAGGCCGAGATTCAGAAACTCACCGATGAACATATTAATGAACTGGACGGGGTATGGGAAAAGAAAGAAAAGGAAATCATGAGCGTTTAG
- the pyrH gene encoding UMP kinase, with product MSSSPEIRFKRIMLKLSGEALKGDLPSGIDIRVLSYLTEEIEKVKNLGVEIAIVVGGGNIFRGRVAKEQGINRVTADYMGMLATVINALALQDFLENKGIPTRVQTAIEMREVAEPYIRRRAIRHLEKGRIVIFAGGTGNPYFTTDTTAALRAAEIKAEALLKATKVDGVYEADPVANQNACKFERLDYLEVINRGLQVMDSTAISLCMENHVPIIVFNINEPDNLYRIVTGHKVGTLVGREGKA from the coding sequence ATGAGTAGTTCACCCGAAATTCGCTTTAAGCGGATTATGCTGAAACTCTCTGGAGAAGCCTTGAAAGGGGATCTTCCTTCGGGGATAGATATTAGGGTTCTCTCATATTTAACCGAGGAAATCGAAAAGGTGAAAAATCTGGGAGTCGAAATTGCCATTGTGGTTGGTGGAGGCAATATCTTTCGGGGAAGGGTTGCGAAAGAACAGGGAATTAATCGTGTTACTGCTGACTATATGGGGATGTTGGCTACAGTGATTAACGCCCTGGCGCTGCAGGATTTTCTGGAAAACAAAGGTATCCCGACCCGAGTGCAGACCGCGATTGAGATGAGAGAAGTTGCTGAACCGTACATCCGCCGCAGGGCCATTCGTCATCTTGAGAAAGGGAGAATCGTCATCTTTGCTGGTGGAACCGGTAATCCATATTTCACCACGGATACGACTGCCGCTTTGAGGGCGGCAGAAATAAAAGCTGAAGCACTTCTCAAAGCCACCAAAGTTGACGGTGTATACGAAGCAGATCCAGTTGCCAACCAGAATGCTTGTAAATTTGAAAGGCTTGACTATCTGGAAGTGATTAACAGGGGATTGCAGGTGATGGATTCCACGGCGATCTCTTTATGTATGGAAAATCATGTTCCCATCATTGTGTTCAATATCAACGAACCAGATAACCTTTATCGGATTGTTACTGGTCACAAAGTTGGTACTCTGGTAGGAAGGGAGGGAAAAGCGTGA
- the tsf gene encoding translation elongation factor Ts, producing MDSNAKVVFELRTRTGAGVMDCKKALIEANGDLEKACEILRRKGIETATKKQTRTAKDGLIGAYVHTDGKIGVLVEVNCETDFVARTDEFKNLVKELTLQVAAQAPRWVSPDDVPEEIKKREEEIYWQQLAESGKPEAVKQKIVEGKMKKFFEENCLLEQEYIREPEKKVKDLVVETIAKVGENIVVKRFVRFKLGEGENE from the coding sequence ATGGACTCGAATGCAAAAGTGGTCTTCGAATTGCGAACCCGAACTGGTGCCGGAGTGATGGATTGCAAAAAAGCACTCATTGAGGCTAATGGAGACTTGGAAAAGGCCTGTGAAATTTTACGACGCAAGGGGATCGAAACTGCCACCAAAAAACAGACCCGAACTGCTAAGGATGGTCTTATCGGAGCCTATGTTCACACCGATGGGAAAATCGGAGTGTTGGTAGAAGTAAATTGTGAGACTGATTTTGTTGCTCGGACTGACGAGTTTAAAAACCTGGTCAAGGAGTTGACCCTTCAGGTTGCAGCTCAGGCACCACGCTGGGTTTCACCTGATGATGTTCCGGAAGAAATCAAAAAGAGAGAAGAGGAAATATACTGGCAGCAACTTGCAGAGAGTGGAAAACCAGAGGCTGTGAAGCAGAAAATCGTGGAAGGAAAAATGAAGAAATTTTTTGAGGAAAATTGTCTTTTGGAACAGGAATATATTCGGGAACCGGAGAAAAAAGTCAAGGACCTTGTAGTAGAGACAATTGCCAAGGTTGGAGAAAACATTGTGGTGAAGCGTTTTGTCCGCTTTAAATTAGGGGAAGGAGAGAATGAGTAG
- the rpsB gene encoding 30S ribosomal protein S2: MIVTMKQLLEAGVHFGHQTRRWNPKMKPYIFTERNNIYIIDLQKTVELTEKAYQFVKGLAQEGKTLLFVGTKKQAQEAIQQEALRCGMFYVNQRWLGGMLTNFSTIRNSIERLKRIEAMEAKGLLGKLPKKEVMQIMKRKAQLTKYLSGIRDMEHLPDCLFVVDPRRERNAVLEARKLSIPIVGVVDTNCDPDEVDYVIPGNDDAIRAIRLFASIIADAVIEGKRIAQEGAEMMIAGEVTTAIHQEEATIPADLEEEALQVLQDFQNEEFEEIEEEEER; this comes from the coding sequence ATGATTGTTACAATGAAGCAACTTTTGGAAGCAGGAGTCCACTTTGGACACCAGACCAGACGCTGGAACCCCAAAATGAAGCCTTACATCTTTACCGAGCGAAACAACATTTATATCATCGATTTGCAAAAAACCGTGGAGCTCACTGAGAAAGCGTACCAGTTTGTAAAGGGACTCGCTCAGGAAGGAAAAACGCTCCTTTTTGTGGGGACCAAGAAACAGGCTCAGGAGGCAATTCAACAGGAAGCACTTCGTTGTGGAATGTTCTACGTGAACCAGAGATGGCTGGGAGGAATGTTGACTAATTTTTCCACGATCCGCAATAGCATTGAACGTTTGAAGAGAATTGAGGCGATGGAAGCAAAGGGACTTCTTGGAAAATTACCGAAAAAAGAGGTCATGCAGATCATGAAGAGAAAAGCCCAGCTTACCAAATACCTGAGTGGTATACGAGATATGGAACACTTACCGGATTGTCTGTTTGTGGTTGACCCACGGCGAGAAAGAAATGCAGTTCTTGAAGCCAGAAAACTCAGTATCCCCATAGTTGGTGTGGTTGACACAAACTGTGATCCGGACGAAGTTGACTATGTTATTCCGGGAAATGATGATGCGATTAGGGCTATACGATTATTTGCTTCCATTATTGCTGATGCGGTCATTGAAGGGAAACGAATCGCCCAGGAAGGTGCAGAAATGATGATTGCTGGAGAAGTAACCACGGCTATCCATCAGGAAGAAGCCACTATACCCGCAGATTTGGAAGAGGAGGCGTTGCAGGTACTCCAGGACTTCCAAAATGAGGAATTTGAAGAAATCGAAGAAGAGGAGGAACGGTAA